In Acidobacteriota bacterium, a single window of DNA contains:
- the hslV gene encoding ATP-dependent protease subunit HslV, which yields MFHATTVLAVRHNGRSVMAGDGQVTFNHTVVKQGARKIRRLYNDKIIAGFAGSAADSFALFSRFEAKLEQYRGNLERSAVELAKDWRSDRILRRLEAMLVVADQHSTFLLSGTGDLIEPDDGIIAIGSGGAYAMAAAKALAQHTSLDARTIAEQAMQIAAGICIYTNAHLSIEEV from the coding sequence ATGTTCCACGCCACCACGGTTCTCGCGGTCCGTCACAATGGCCGATCCGTCATGGCCGGCGACGGCCAGGTCACGTTCAACCACACCGTCGTGAAGCAGGGGGCGCGCAAGATCCGGCGCCTCTACAACGACAAGATTATCGCGGGGTTTGCCGGCTCGGCGGCGGATTCCTTCGCGCTGTTCTCGCGTTTCGAGGCGAAGCTCGAACAATATCGCGGAAACCTGGAGCGTTCCGCGGTGGAGCTCGCCAAGGACTGGCGCAGCGACCGCATCCTGCGGCGCCTGGAGGCCATGTTGGTCGTCGCCGATCAGCACTCGACGTTCCTGCTGTCCGGCACCGGCGATCTCATCGAGCCCGACGACGGCATCATCGCGATTGGCTCCGGGGGTGCGTACGCGATGGCGGCCGCGAAGGCGCTGGCGCAGCATACGTCGCTCGACGCGCGCACGATCGCGGAGCAGGCGATGCAGATCGCCGCGGGCATCTGCATCTACACGAACGCGCACCTTTCGATCGAAGAAGTCTGA